In Cheilinus undulatus linkage group 3, ASM1832078v1, whole genome shotgun sequence, the genomic window AAAGCCGTTCATAAGGAGGAATAAAGAGGGAGGATTAGAAAGTAAACTATGGGTTATAAGTATCAGTGAACCTAATTACAACACATGATTATGTGATCAATGCTATGAGATCTAGTCAAGCCTGcagaaaatattcacatttttaaaataaaacccaaGAAGGAGGCGTGAAGCCGGCGTATCGTTTAAGAGtagaattttatttcatttatgagaGCTTTGAGTCTGAACCAAGCATCGAGAGATTAGTCAGAGACTGAAACCCTTCCACTGATGATACCGTACAGAGATTGACTCATTGTGGATTTGTTGTGGACTTGTTGGATCGGGTCCCTGCGGCTCAAGGCCAGTTGCAGCATTTGCAGGAGTCCCAGTAGATGAGTCCAGGCTGGCAGCGGTGCAGGTAGGTGTTCCCCTGGAAGCACTGGAAGTACGTGGTGTTATCGGCCTCGTTTGGATACAGACCGTCGGGCCGACCGTGACAGAAATCAGCGATGGGGTCTCTGGTGGTGGTGGGAGCCGGTGTGGTAGTGGGCTTTGGTGGGAAACCTGCAGAAGCGGAGGAGGAAACATGTCACTGATTGGACAGATTCTTTGATAGATCAGTAGATTTATGATGATGGTGGATTTACCCATTCTCAGCCTGAGGGTGTTGGTCAGAGGGTACTGTCCGCCAGCACAGAAGGTTCCTACGAAGTCATCCATGTCCAGAGTCCAGACATGAGCACCTCCAAGGTTGTTCTCATTCAGAAATTCAACCTACGAATGAAGGGACAGAGGCAGTCAGAGATGACCTAATAAACATGGAAATGTACCTTTAATTTGGTCTGTTGTTAAAAGTTGGGGTTACCTTAGCAGCGTGGCTGCGTAGGTTGTCGTAGCCGACCCAGGCGCTGCCGTAAGTGGCATAAGGAACTTCCTGTTCATTGATCCAGTGCTCATCAGCAGTCGGGGTGAACTCGCAGATCTGGGAACACAAAAggaatatttgttattattttgaaaatattttggaattttgggggaattttccatcattttcgcGAAGTCTGGGGGAACGTATTTGCACATTTGTTGGAATTTGGTTGAAAATTGTCAGGAATTTATAGGTCATTTTGGGGGAGTTTTTATGGGAATATTATGGCATTATAGTCATAGCGCCACCTTGTGGCAACATGATATGTCCTGTTTGTATTCTCCAACAGTAGTTGTTAACTAATTTGCTTGAAATAGTGAGAGAATTTACTCttacattttcaggaattttcatggaaatgtcaTGGACTTCgtatattttggggaatttgactGGGAATTTTGGCGATATGTTTGGATATTATGGAGAATTTATAGAAGAAATTCCCtttgaaacatttcagctcTTTCATGGGAGTTTAGGGGTTCAATTGAAATGTTTGGAGGAATGTGCTTTaaattttgagttatttttttatttgtaaattttgaggAGTGGGGTGGTCTTTGTTAGGGGGCTGGTccaatatttttatgtaatttggGGAGAGTATTTAGAAAATCTGGGGGATTGCTTTGGAATTTTCAGGAACTTACATGgatattttttggggggatttttatTGGAATGCAtgatcaactttcacagaatCATTTATGGAATATTTGAAGACATTGTGGGGTTCATTTTATTGAAAACTATTAAATATATGTttaggtaatttctttgaatttGAGGGATTTTTTGTTGATTCTAAGAAATTTAAACTTTGAGCGTACATTTCTGGAATAACTGCACCATCCCTGACTGGCTGATGACCACCAACAACACTCTACCTGAATATCTGCTCTAAAATTGATCCAGGTCTGGGTTTTCTGCAGAAATTGGCacttcaggagatttgtggacatAATTTTTGGtctaaactacttcctgttcaaagtcCAGGCTGAGCTTTTagacttatcaggtcctactgagAGGGGggaactaaaaatgcattcaaactAAAGCTAAGGTACGGAGCCCGGGAGGTGACATGaacgtgtttatttttttaatatgtgcACGTGATTTAGTACCTCACGCACGTGTTTTATTCATATCTCGTGCGCACGAAATAGtctatacatatatatgttAAACGCGCATGCAAGATACAGAGAAATCCGACTCACAAGATACAAATAAAACGCACGCACGAGATACTAACTCGCTCGCACgtattaaaaaattaatgttcATGTCACCTCCCGGGCTCTGTACttaggtctcaggaggttaagagGGAATTATGGACCTCAAACAGACTCGACATGACTTTACCTCATAATAGGACCAGAACCCAGCTGTGCGAGTGTAGGGCCCGGCATCAGCTGGGCCATTAGCTGGAGCTCCAAGGCCGTTAGCGGAGGTGGAGAGGCGGAAGGTTCGTCCGTAGGTGGGGATACCAAGCAGCAGCTTCTGAGGGGCCGCTCCACGTGAAATCCAGTAAGAAATGGTTGAGTtctgacagagagaaagacgaTCAGTCCAACAGTGTGGATATCTTTATGTTAATATGATGCTGATGACGAAGGATGTATGGGGTCagtattgttgcaaaactcaagagcaCATCGTAATGTTTTAAAGTCCTCAAATCTTTAGTTTCCTATTCAACCCATTCTCCTCTCATTCAGGCAGATTCTGCTGGCTTGTCAAACCAACTCTCTCATTTTTCTCTGTGGCgtacgaaactttctctgcataAATCTCTTGGATTTTCTGatgaaccaaccaataggaagcagatagaggatggaccaatcacatTAGCTCTGCCAGTTGGtgctatgctgttctccagAAGACTGTTGTTTTGATCTCACtgagagagtcccaacattctgtcacatacaCACTCATAGTAGTCTGAGAGCCAAAATtcatcatcaaactttaacaGTAATTTCATAAAAGCTGTCAAAGATAGCAAAAAAGTGAATTCAGCAGAAATAGCTGCATaatttctgtactttttaaagctaaaacGAATTCTCTAGGAGGAACTGAGTTGGAGTTGTGGGGCTTGGAAGTTGACTGAACACAGACATACCAAGgatctttccatttcttgatggtctttttttggcaacttttagAAAAGTGGGTGTAACTGGCAAGGAACCCTCACTCCTCGCCAGTTACACCCACTTTTCTTAAAGTTGCCAACCATGGTCTActatgaggcaaaaatggagggaacaACATTTCATCCTATATCTTTGAtgatctcatcctttaaagtctttgataGGCTTTAGAAAGACGATGCCATCCTGCCCAAATCAATGAGTCATGCTCTCAGATTGTTGAAATATTCTCTTGAGTTTTGtgacaataatgactccatattTCTAAGTGCTCTTACGATGTTGCGGTGCATGTGTGCGGGCGTGTCCACGTTGCTGCGGTACAGAGGGCTGTTGTGTCCAGTAGCTGCCTCCCAGTGACCGTGGTAGTCATAGGTCATGACGTTGAGGAAGTCGAGTTTACTGTTGGTGAAAGATTTTAAGATCAGTGATGGTGTAACGgagttaaaaatgaattttaatttctATATATATTTCCAATTTATTTTTGAGAATTTATAActgttttatttgaatattCTATTTGGTATTTGTGAATTTTATCTCaagtatgtatttttatttaggGTTATTTCAATTATCCTGTGAAAACTGACATATTTGCCCTTCATGACTTCTGTACCTCCTGGGCTTCCGTagctcctcctctctgtccctcACAGTGCTGCTCCACATTG contains:
- the LOC121507351 gene encoding acidic mammalian chitinase-like encodes the protein MAKLLAALGVLLVLHVASSVKLVCHMTNWAQYRPAGGKFTPTNIDPFLCTHIIYSLATINSFNQITPVEWNDEQQFVLLNHHKNVNPALKTLLSVGGTVNGISPFIAMVARAETRAAFIRSAISYLRHHDFDGLNLAWEFPAHNGSPAGDRENFSLLVEEMAKAFEDEAKENRLTQLLLSANVAGLIPTIDKAYEVGKISDKLDFLNVMTYDYHGHWEAATGHNSPLYRSNVDTPAHMHRNINSTISYWISRGAAPQKLLLGIPTYGRTFRLSTSANGLGAPANGPADAGPYTRTAGFWSYYEICEFTPTADEHWINEQEVPYATYGSAWVGYDNLRSHAAKVEFLNENNLGGAHVWTLDMDDFVGTFCAGGQYPLTNTLRLRMGFPPKPTTTPAPTTTRDPIADFCHGRPDGLYPNEADNTTYFQCFQGNTYLHRCQPGLIYWDSCKCCNWP